The following proteins are co-located in the Shouchella hunanensis genome:
- the alaS gene encoding alanine--tRNA ligase — MKKLTSAQVRQMFIDFFKEKGHSVEPSASLVPFEDPSLLWINSGVATLKKYFDGRIIPENPRIVNAQKSIRTNDIEIVGKTARHHTFFEMLGNFSIGDYFKEEAIIWSWEFLTSDQWIGFDKEKLSVTVHPEDHEAYKLWIEKVGVPEERIIRLEGNFWDIGEGPSGPNSEIFYDRGPSYGNDPKDPELYPGGENERYLEIWNLVFSQFNHNADGTYTPLPKKNIDTGMGLERMVSVIQDAKTNFDTDLFLPIIKETEKLANAPYNNGNEAVDTAYKVVVDHIRTVAFAIGDGALPSNEGRGYVLRRLLRRAVRFAKTIGIEKPFMHTLVPVVGAIMEDFYPEVNEKKAFIQRVIRTEEERFHETLHEGLVILSEIMKKAKENNEQTITGKDVFRLYDTYGFPVDLTEEYVEEEGLHIHREEFEKEMEAQRNRARAARQESASMGVQEDVFGDLKTPSMFVGYEYTETTSTINVMIKDKETIDVAQLGDTVSIILDETPFYAESGGQVADQGVLYTDKGQGRVRDVKKAPNGQHLHTVEMESGTLQQGDKVQARIEVRERLDIVKNHTATHLLHQALKDVLGEHVNQAGSLVNGDRLRFDFSHFGQVTPNELAQIEQLVNEKIWQALPVSITTESLATAKEKGAMALFGEKYGDEVRLVQIGDYSLELCGGCHVRNSAEIGLFKLVSESGIGAGVRRIEAVTSKGAYDFVNDQLSLLTDAQERLKVKQLRDVPARIDALQQDLRELNRENESLTARLAQKEAGQLLDKAEEINGISVLAEVVQAKDMDSLRAMVDSLKQEDRKAVIVLGAKTGDKVSLVAGVTKAAISEGLHAGKLIKEVASRTGGGGGGRPDMAQAGGKDPSKLQDALNYVKEHVNLIS; from the coding sequence ATGAAGAAATTAACTTCAGCACAAGTGCGACAAATGTTTATTGATTTCTTTAAAGAAAAAGGTCACTCTGTAGAGCCGAGTGCATCATTAGTCCCGTTTGAAGATCCTAGTTTACTATGGATTAACAGCGGAGTGGCTACATTGAAAAAATATTTTGATGGTCGTATAATTCCTGAAAACCCACGTATCGTTAACGCTCAAAAATCGATTCGAACGAATGATATTGAAATTGTTGGAAAAACGGCTCGTCACCATACCTTCTTTGAAATGCTTGGCAACTTTTCAATTGGTGATTATTTTAAAGAAGAAGCGATTATTTGGAGTTGGGAATTTCTCACAAGTGATCAATGGATTGGCTTTGATAAAGAGAAACTATCGGTTACAGTTCACCCTGAAGATCATGAAGCGTATAAATTATGGATTGAAAAAGTGGGTGTACCTGAAGAACGAATTATTCGTTTAGAAGGGAATTTTTGGGATATTGGTGAAGGGCCAAGTGGACCAAACTCGGAAATTTTTTATGATCGTGGTCCAAGCTATGGCAACGATCCGAAAGACCCTGAGTTGTACCCAGGGGGAGAAAATGAGCGTTATTTAGAAATTTGGAATTTAGTTTTCTCGCAATTTAATCACAATGCAGATGGTACCTATACACCATTACCGAAGAAAAACATTGATACTGGGATGGGACTAGAGCGAATGGTATCTGTCATTCAAGATGCAAAAACAAATTTTGATACAGATTTGTTCTTACCAATTATTAAAGAGACCGAGAAATTAGCAAACGCCCCTTATAATAATGGTAATGAAGCAGTAGATACAGCTTATAAAGTGGTAGTGGATCATATTCGAACAGTTGCATTTGCAATTGGGGATGGCGCACTTCCGTCAAACGAAGGAAGAGGCTACGTGCTAAGACGTTTACTTAGACGTGCGGTACGCTTTGCAAAAACAATTGGGATTGAAAAGCCGTTCATGCATACCCTCGTACCAGTAGTTGGTGCTATCATGGAAGATTTCTATCCAGAAGTTAACGAAAAGAAAGCGTTTATTCAACGTGTGATTCGCACAGAGGAAGAACGTTTTCACGAAACACTCCATGAAGGATTAGTGATCTTAAGTGAGATTATGAAAAAGGCAAAAGAAAACAATGAACAGACGATTACGGGTAAAGATGTGTTTCGCTTATACGACACATACGGTTTCCCGGTTGATTTAACCGAAGAATATGTGGAAGAAGAGGGGCTTCACATTCATCGTGAAGAATTTGAAAAGGAGATGGAAGCACAGCGTAACCGTGCACGTGCCGCTAGGCAGGAAAGCGCATCAATGGGTGTTCAAGAAGATGTGTTTGGTGATTTAAAAACACCAAGTATGTTCGTAGGCTATGAGTATACGGAAACGACCTCTACAATTAACGTCATGATAAAAGACAAAGAAACCATCGATGTGGCGCAATTAGGCGATACGGTTTCAATTATCTTAGACGAAACCCCTTTTTATGCCGAAAGCGGTGGTCAAGTAGCGGATCAAGGTGTTCTCTATACAGATAAAGGACAAGGACGCGTACGAGATGTTAAAAAAGCGCCAAATGGCCAACATTTGCACACAGTTGAAATGGAGTCAGGCACTCTTCAACAAGGTGATAAAGTTCAAGCACGTATTGAAGTAAGAGAACGGTTAGACATTGTGAAAAATCATACGGCAACGCATTTGCTTCACCAAGCCTTGAAAGATGTTCTTGGAGAGCACGTTAATCAAGCAGGTTCTCTTGTAAACGGAGATCGACTTCGCTTTGATTTTTCTCATTTTGGTCAAGTGACGCCAAATGAGCTTGCGCAAATCGAACAGCTTGTAAACGAAAAAATTTGGCAAGCACTGCCGGTCTCGATTACGACTGAGTCTCTTGCAACTGCGAAAGAAAAAGGCGCGATGGCGCTTTTCGGTGAAAAATATGGTGATGAAGTGCGACTTGTTCAAATTGGCGATTATAGCTTAGAGTTATGCGGAGGTTGTCACGTTCGCAATTCAGCTGAAATTGGCTTATTTAAGCTCGTTAGCGAATCTGGTATTGGTGCAGGAGTCCGACGAATTGAAGCAGTGACATCAAAAGGAGCTTATGACTTTGTTAACGATCAATTATCATTGTTAACGGATGCGCAAGAGCGTTTGAAAGTAAAACAGCTACGAGATGTACCTGCAAGAATCGATGCATTACAACAAGATTTACGTGAATTAAATCGTGAAAATGAGTCATTAACTGCACGACTTGCTCAAAAAGAAGCAGGGCAATTGCTTGATAAAGCAGAAGAGATTAATGGCATTTCAGTATTGGCGGAAGTCGTACAAGCAAAAGATATGGATTCATTACGCGCAATGGTCGATTCTTTAAAGCAAGAGGATCGTAAAGCAGTTATTGTACTAGGAGCGAAAACAGGTGATAAAGTGTCACTTGTTGCAGGTGTTACGAAAGCAGCGATAAGTGAAGGTCTCCATGCTGGGAAATTAATTAAAGAAGTAGCAAGTCGAACTGGCGGTGGCGGTGGCGGCCGTCCTGATATGGCTCAAGCTGGTGGTAAAGATCCATCGAAACTTCAAGATGCGTTAAACTATGTGAAGGAACATGTCAATTTAATTTCCTAA
- the recD2 gene encoding SF1B family DNA helicase RecD2, giving the protein MDVEETGRYIKGKVTHVLFRNAENDYTVATVKIDKTNEQIEAKKTTIVGHLPELEMDETYSFFGQVTEHPKFGTQYKVETFKREMPKTKNGIIKFLSSDRFPGIGTKTAETIVNELGERAISLIIEDQHVLDRVPKLKKENAMMLHQRLLEHQGAEQVIIQLSQYGFGTELSMNVYRAYKLQALDIIRTNPYLLIKDVEGVGFRRADQLGAAIGLTGDHPERVRAGILYLINELSIQDGHLFLYTDSFVQEVVLLLHTPTKPVSGETVQQIIKEMNEDGLVVTEHDRIYMKSLFYAERGIAQNIMRIKSYELKSEFTQADMEKTLGELEENHNVTYSPLQKEAIEKALHSPIMLLTGGPGTGKTTVIKGIVESYARLQGVNLDGQGNGEKDNRSLPIKLAAPTGRAAKRMAEATELAAGTIHSLLGWKGSTTGFDKGDHDQLEGELLIVDEMSMVDAWVANQLFKAIPKGMQVILVGDENQLPSVGPGQVLKDLLDANVIPTVQLSEIYRQAEGSSIIELAHSMKDGHLPTDLTAKKPDLRFFSCHTHQVKQAVWQICENALTKGYSPREIQVLAPIYRGGAGIIELNTMLQTLFNPAKEGRRELPFGDVIFRKGDMVLQLVNNAEENVFNGDRGEIVAVLYAKETTEKKDQLVVSFDGLEVTYEKKDFTQLTHAYCSSIHKAQGSEFPIVVMPVVGNYQRMLRRNLLYTGITRAKQFLLLCGDINTFEQAIQKSNDGRQSLLKDRLQERMM; this is encoded by the coding sequence ATGGATGTTGAAGAAACAGGAAGATACATTAAAGGAAAAGTGACACACGTGCTATTCCGTAATGCTGAAAATGATTATACGGTTGCTACTGTTAAAATTGATAAAACGAATGAACAAATTGAAGCGAAGAAAACAACAATAGTCGGTCACCTTCCAGAGCTTGAGATGGACGAAACGTATTCGTTTTTTGGACAGGTTACCGAACACCCAAAGTTTGGTACACAATATAAAGTTGAGACATTTAAAAGGGAAATGCCTAAAACGAAAAATGGTATTATTAAATTTCTTTCAAGTGATCGTTTTCCTGGTATTGGAACGAAAACAGCCGAAACGATTGTTAATGAACTAGGTGAACGCGCAATTTCGCTTATTATTGAAGATCAGCATGTTCTTGATCGAGTGCCAAAGTTGAAAAAAGAGAATGCTATGATGCTTCATCAACGTTTATTAGAACATCAAGGAGCCGAACAAGTTATTATTCAGTTATCTCAATATGGCTTTGGGACAGAGCTATCAATGAATGTGTATCGCGCGTATAAACTTCAAGCACTTGATATTATTCGTACTAATCCATATTTATTAATAAAAGACGTAGAAGGAGTTGGTTTTCGCCGCGCCGATCAGCTTGGGGCAGCCATTGGCTTAACTGGGGATCATCCGGAACGCGTGCGTGCGGGCATCTTATATTTAATTAATGAATTAAGTATTCAAGATGGGCACCTTTTTCTTTATACGGACTCGTTTGTTCAAGAGGTTGTGCTATTGTTACATACGCCAACTAAGCCTGTAAGTGGTGAGACCGTTCAACAAATCATCAAAGAAATGAATGAAGATGGTCTTGTTGTAACAGAGCATGACCGTATTTATATGAAATCCCTTTTTTATGCGGAGCGAGGAATCGCGCAAAATATTATGCGGATTAAATCCTATGAGCTTAAATCTGAATTTACGCAAGCAGATATGGAAAAAACCCTTGGTGAGCTGGAAGAAAATCATAATGTAACGTATTCTCCTTTACAAAAAGAAGCAATAGAAAAGGCACTTCATTCACCTATCATGCTGTTGACTGGAGGCCCAGGTACAGGGAAAACCACCGTTATAAAAGGAATTGTAGAATCTTATGCACGTTTACAAGGTGTGAATCTTGATGGGCAAGGAAATGGTGAAAAAGACAATCGGTCTTTGCCAATCAAGCTAGCTGCGCCTACGGGGCGTGCAGCGAAACGAATGGCTGAAGCAACCGAGCTAGCTGCTGGTACAATTCATAGCTTACTTGGCTGGAAAGGAAGCACTACAGGTTTTGATAAAGGAGATCACGATCAGCTCGAAGGTGAACTGTTAATTGTAGATGAAATGTCCATGGTTGATGCATGGGTGGCCAATCAGTTGTTTAAAGCGATTCCAAAAGGGATGCAAGTCATTCTTGTCGGTGATGAAAATCAATTACCATCTGTTGGTCCAGGACAAGTACTAAAAGATTTGCTTGATGCGAATGTTATTCCCACCGTTCAGTTAAGCGAAATTTATCGACAGGCCGAAGGTTCATCCATTATTGAGCTAGCTCATTCCATGAAAGATGGTCATTTGCCAACTGATCTTACCGCAAAAAAACCTGATTTACGCTTCTTCTCCTGTCACACCCATCAAGTGAAGCAAGCTGTTTGGCAAATATGTGAAAATGCACTAACAAAAGGCTATAGTCCCAGGGAAATTCAAGTATTAGCTCCGATCTATCGGGGTGGAGCTGGCATTATTGAGTTAAATACAATGTTGCAAACACTCTTTAATCCAGCTAAAGAAGGCCGGAGAGAACTACCTTTCGGTGATGTTATTTTTCGTAAAGGTGACATGGTGCTTCAACTTGTGAATAATGCAGAAGAAAACGTCTTTAATGGAGACAGAGGAGAAATTGTAGCTGTCCTTTATGCCAAAGAAACGACGGAGAAAAAAGACCAGCTCGTTGTATCATTCGATGGATTAGAAGTGACGTACGAGAAAAAAGACTTCACTCAATTAACCCATGCCTATTGTTCTTCTATTCATAAAGCTCAAGGGAGTGAATTTCCTATTGTCGTCATGCCGGTCGTTGGGAATTATCAACGCATGCTACGACGGAATTTGTTATACACGGGGATTACAAGAGCAAAGCAGTTCTTACTTTTATGCGGTGATATAAATACATTTGAACAAGCGATTCAAAAAAGTAATGACGGCAGGCAATCATTATTAAAAGACCGACTTCAAGAACGAATGATGTAG
- a CDS encoding IreB family regulatory phosphoprotein, which produces MSSMDNTMQFNFNDDSFDKDVREVLLSVYDALEEKGYNPINQIVGYLLSGDPAYIPRHKDARTLIRKLERDELIETLVKSYLKEQGKTIK; this is translated from the coding sequence TTGAGTTCAATGGATAATACGATGCAATTTAACTTTAATGATGATTCCTTTGATAAAGACGTTCGTGAAGTGCTCTTATCTGTTTATGATGCACTTGAGGAAAAAGGGTATAATCCAATTAATCAAATTGTAGGCTACCTCTTGTCTGGCGACCCGGCCTATATACCAAGACATAAAGATGCACGTACACTCATTCGCAAACTTGAACGAGATGAACTGATTGAAACATTGGTTAAATCTTATTTAAAGGAGCA
- a CDS encoding AI-2E family transporter: MKRDLLVADVLKWSKWLIMLVFFLLVLYLLTYIQPLLAVVQPLIWPILVSILIAYLLHPLIEKAVHSGMNRSVATALLFLFFILVVAALLFLGIPIVVRQVQEAMVVLPQHIGSIKAMLLTYQEKTEGLPDPLREHVGDWSEKVEQFTAKGLDQLESFILTVIQSSVLWIVVPFLVFYLLKDFTLLQRVGFYVTPRKWRTMTRLYLKDVDKTFGSYLRGQLLVALCVGGLSTIALLILGVPYAFLLGIFIGATNFIPYFGAFIGAIPAVGSALLVSPSLALFTAISIFVTQQIEGNVLSPLIVGKTVHLHPILIILALLVGVEVGGIVGLLVAVPVTAIAKVTLLHIRTYIKGEVEFN; the protein is encoded by the coding sequence TTGAAGCGGGACTTACTAGTTGCAGACGTATTAAAATGGTCGAAATGGCTTATTATGTTAGTATTCTTTTTACTTGTATTATACTTGCTTACATATATTCAGCCACTTCTCGCTGTCGTACAGCCGCTTATTTGGCCTATTCTTGTATCCATATTAATTGCGTATTTGTTGCATCCGTTAATTGAGAAAGCCGTACATTCCGGCATGAATCGAAGTGTGGCAACGGCTTTGCTGTTTCTTTTTTTTATCCTAGTTGTAGCAGCTCTTCTTTTTTTAGGAATACCAATCGTTGTAAGACAAGTACAAGAGGCAATGGTGGTACTGCCTCAACATATTGGTTCCATAAAAGCGATGCTTCTTACTTATCAAGAAAAAACGGAGGGTTTACCGGATCCCTTACGAGAGCATGTAGGAGACTGGTCCGAAAAAGTAGAACAATTTACAGCAAAAGGGTTAGATCAGCTAGAGTCCTTTATTTTGACGGTAATACAATCCAGCGTATTATGGATTGTGGTTCCATTTCTTGTCTTTTATTTGTTAAAAGATTTTACTCTATTACAACGAGTCGGTTTTTATGTAACACCGAGAAAATGGCGAACCATGACACGCCTTTATTTAAAAGACGTGGATAAAACGTTTGGATCGTATTTGCGTGGACAATTACTTGTTGCCCTTTGCGTTGGCGGTTTATCAACGATTGCCCTTCTTATTTTAGGCGTGCCGTATGCCTTTTTACTTGGTATTTTTATTGGGGCAACAAATTTTATTCCATATTTCGGCGCTTTTATCGGAGCCATCCCAGCAGTTGGCTCAGCCTTACTCGTATCTCCATCGTTAGCGCTTTTTACTGCTATTAGTATCTTTGTGACACAGCAAATAGAAGGAAACGTGTTGTCCCCGCTAATTGTAGGAAAAACGGTTCATCTGCACCCAATTTTAATCATCTTAGCGCTACTTGTAGGAGTGGAGGTAGGAGGAATTGTTGGATTACTTGTTGCTGTGCCAGTAACAGCTATCGCAAAAGTTACCTTGCTTCACATCCGGACGTATATAAAGGGGGAAGTGGAGTTTAATTGA
- a CDS encoding PRC-barrel domain-containing protein, whose translation MQGVIGLPIVSMVNGKEIGQICDGCMCDGRIVGFMIKRNHALLHHHGFLPFEAIQHLGEQAVMIDEDSKVENVADTHKHYDPICTSRKKFKGKPVLSSEGDMLGLAEDVYFSMEVGTIVGYEVTDGWLSDIKEGRKVVKGHDLLLCKERAILSL comes from the coding sequence ATGCAGGGAGTGATTGGTCTACCAATTGTTTCCATGGTAAATGGCAAAGAGATCGGACAAATTTGTGACGGCTGTATGTGTGATGGTCGAATAGTAGGGTTTATGATTAAGCGAAACCACGCCTTACTTCATCACCATGGTTTTCTTCCTTTTGAAGCCATTCAGCATCTCGGCGAACAAGCCGTTATGATTGATGAAGACTCAAAAGTGGAGAATGTTGCGGATACGCATAAGCATTATGATCCTATTTGTACAAGCCGCAAAAAGTTTAAGGGGAAGCCTGTCTTATCCTCAGAAGGCGATATGCTTGGTTTAGCAGAAGATGTATATTTTTCAATGGAAGTGGGCACCATCGTAGGGTATGAAGTGACAGATGGCTGGTTGTCGGATATTAAAGAAGGTCGAAAAGTTGTGAAAGGTCATGACTTACTTCTTTGTAAGGAACGAGCGATCTTGTCTCTGTAG